The segment TCAGCTTCCCCACCCCAGAATCCTAGCGAAGCAGTCCCTTCCTCTTCTAGAGGAGATGTCTTTCCCAGCATGCCTCTCTACTCCCCACCCACTCTCTCAggatctccctccttcccacttgTGCCCTTCAAGGACTTTTGCTCTGGTACAGGGCCCCCCACCCCACGCCCCTACGCCTGGCTGATAAGGAAACTAGTCCTAGCCACAGGCAAGATTGCTGCTGAGCTGTAGAATGTATACATTCTTGTCACATTTCTTCCCTCTCAATCTTTTGGACATTTATCCATGGAAGGAAAATCAATAGTTTTGATTGACTTAAGGACTCTCCAGTCACTGGGTCTGTCTGTCACACTGTGTAATGTTAACATATGATGTGACAGTCACCTACTGCTGCATAGTCCTAGGTGACCACGAGTAGGGCATTAGAATCCAAAAAGTCTCATGGTTACGGTCCCAGGGTACAAAAGGCACAAGAGTGCAAACTATGGGCAGGAATACCATAGCTCAGCAATGGCTCTTTCCCAAGCTTGTCACCCACCCTTTAGGACAGcttcttctaaaataaaaataaataaaatcttgaagCACATCACAGCTAAGACACTGTCCTCTGATTCTGTCTTTCAAACAAACACaggcttccttcctctcctccctcagcccAGTGCCTCCTGGTGCTCCCTGCTCCTAGGTGGATGCCTACCCATCAGAGGAAGGCTTTCTTCTTAAGGAAGGTAAACTAACCCTAGGATAGCATCCGAATGCGGGTTTTGAAGTTCATATGTTGGCTGTTTCAGAAACCTCTTGGTACAGGCGGAAGCTGTGTTTGAAGGAGACTGAAGAAGAAGGGTAGTCACGCCTTTGTTTTTAAGCTTGAGAACATCTCTTCCCTTAAGTCCCCAGCATCTCTTAGGCACGATGTTGCTTTAGGCCAGGATTTGCTAAGCTCACACACagccacagagccacagagcGGCAGGGCGGGGAGCAGCCCAGCAGTGAAGAAGGCATTACCTGTGATGTCTTTAAGGCTCTCCTCGTCCCCAGCCCTCTCTGCATTCACAGAGGAGTGTATACAGGACACTAAGTTCCCTACTATGTCATGAAGTGAGGTAACATTCTCTAGGTTGAAAACATGCATACTGAGCGGTTCACTTGCTATTTCCCTTAAGGCTCTCTTATCTGCATCCTCAACTCCAACTGCAAACACGTTAACGTCCGCAGACTTAAGTTCTGCTGAGGGCAGAGTGAAGCCATCTTCCGATTGTCCGTCAGTTAACACTACGATAACCTGAGGGACTCCATCAGTGGCCCGGCTTCCAGAAGCCTCAGTGAGGTGGCTGTGAATTATGTATTCTAATCCTTTTCCAGTTTGATTGCTTCCCTCAATGTAAGACATGTTCAAAATATGAGAAAGGACTTCTTGTTTAGAGTGGTACGTATTCAACAGGAACTCGGTATGTGGGTTTCCGTTGAGTCGGACCAGAGCAAAACGAAAATCATTGTCTCCCAGAGCTAAAGACTCTACAACATCGGACAGAAACTCTTGAACAAGCAGGAAACGGTCCTTCCCAGCACTCCAGGAGGAATCCACTAGAAACACTACGTCAGCCGCCGCACCATTtttgacatctttaaaaaaagacattggtTCAGGTTTTTCTACCCATTCAGTGGCCTTGTGTCCATTACCTCTTCCTAAATAAGCTAAAGCAGATCTTCTGCTATTACCAAATAAAAAGTCACACATCTCAGCTGAATGAGGGCAAGTAGAAGGACTTACCTGCAGAGCAGAACCAAAAAAGAGGACACAGCTGCTGATGCACCCAGCAATCACCCCAGTCCCATACCGAGTAGCCCCAAATCAGGGGTCAGCAGAATATTCCAGAAGAGGAGAAACAAGCCTGGGTGTCTTTGAGCTGAGGCACAACTGTTTGTGACAATTTGACCCTCCTCTGTCCATCTGACCAGACCAAAGGCGTCCTTATCTTTGGTAAATGACCATCATTAGCAGCTCGCTCCTCAGTGTGAGGTAGAAAGTGACCACCACAGAGACCTAAGGAGCCACTGATGCTCTGTGAGCTTACCCTCAACCCACAGGGCTTCAGAAAACTTGCAATTAATGTAATGTGACAAGTGATACTATAAGTGGAGAAAACCATGGATATTTAGAGGGAGAAGTCTTGTTTCTCTTGGATTTTGAACGTGAAGATGAGCTCTCTAAGCAGCTACTACATTTCTCTATATGAGAGGAGCCTGCCTAGCCCCTGAGCAGTATTGTGCTTGCTTGAGGATGATCAGCTCCCTCCACAAGTATAGACACCCTGGGACCAGGCCATCGGAAGCCCTGGGAGGATCCTTCAGAAGCTGCAGCCAGGCTCCCTCCGAAACTCTACTCACCCCAGGTTTACCTAAGAGGTCTCTAAGCCTTGATGTTCTCCCACTAAGGTAGACTCTCTTCCCTTCCATCCAGGGAACCCAACCTTGTAGACAGGCTGCTGAAGGCCCAGTACCCCTAGCCAGGGCCAGGGAGACCCCATCAAGGGCTTCCAGTTCCAACATAGAAAGTTTATCTTGCTGCCCTAAAATTCTGAAAGCAAATTCCTAATAGGAAAATTGGAGTCTGCTATTTAAAGTTGTTTAGGGAAACATCTTTGTTAAAGAACCAATGGTCCCATGTATAATTGTCATTCTGTGTCTATGATTAGAGACCAGGAAGTTgagttttgtgtctttttgttttcttgtttttaaggaaaggatttttatcacagtaattgtCTTCTTCCTGCAGACCAGAGTGCAGATGTGGGAGTCTCTCAGACGGCGCGCTTTGTGAGATGGAGACTACTCAGGGAGTCCTCTCAGATGGTGCGCTTCGTGAGATGGGGACTCTACTCAGATCTTAATGTAAGGGCAATTCTGCTACCAAGCAACTTAAGATTTGAAGTTCAAGTTTtagcaaaagaagaagaagaggaggaagaggaagaggaggaggaggaggaagaggaagaggaagaggaagaggaggaggaggaggaagaggaaagagggagagagaaaagaaaagaaaagaaaggaaaggaagagaggggaggggagagaagaggaggggagaggagagaagagaagagaagagaagagaagagaagagaagagaagagaagagaagagaagagaaagaaaagccaccTTGCCCTGGACACATATCTGAAAGGCCTGGAAAGTCCGTCCTCATGCCGCTGACTCTCAACATTCCCAGGCCCCGTGTCAAACTCTGGATGATTTGATCTAGATTCAAACACTgctagtaacttttttttttttttgaacaaaatTAAACCTTACCTGCTTGCTGTTGGGCATGCGTCATGGCAATGCCTGAGAGGAGAAAGCTAAAGACAGCCACTAGGGGCAGATGCCGGTGTTTCCTCATTTTGAATGTCTAAGCACCAAGTATGAACCTAAAAGAAAAGATGGGGTGAAAAGAATGATCAGTCTTTAGCTCTCcaaaatccatttattttcttgtgtgcTTTTTAGACTTCTGAACAGGCTTCATGTGTAACTAGTGATTGAACCAACACAAATGAGTAGACAATAAATATGCAGGCAGGTGGGCAGACAGGGAGACTCAAACAAATACATTGCGTGCCACATAATGGCATCCGGTTGGCAAACAGCAGTGATCCCTCAAGGTTTAGTACCTAGTAATATTACGGTTCTCTCACAATGCACTCTGATGCACCCCCAAGGACAAAGTTACCCAATGCAGTTCTCAGAATGGGCCCCCACTTTTAAGTGACATATGactatacaacacacacacacacacacacacacacacacacacacacacttgcctgtGGTGCAGGCCTGTAGTCCTAGCTACTGCAGACTGAACTAGAAAGATCACAAATTTACAAATACAGAGTCAttctgatctacagaatgaattcaaggccaacccaagcaactcagtgagaccctgtgtcaaaataaaacatgaaaggtGAGCTGGAGATACAGCTTAGAGATAAAGCATTTGTCTGATGAGCGTGGGGCCCTTGGTCGGGTCGGTCTTCTATTCTACAAACAAGCTGGGTGTCAAGAAGGAGAGACTAGAAAACACACGGTGGATATATGGAGCTCTTCCCAAGGGACCACagactttattatttgttttattattatatatgtgtatatatgagcctgtgtgtgtgtgtgtgtgctcaagtgtgtgtatatgtaccatgtacatgcaggaGCTCCTGGAGctcagaagaaagtgtcagatccccctggaatTGTATTTACAGGTAATTGTAAGCCCCATGAGGGTTCTGGCCATGGAAGctgagccctctgcaagagcagcgagtaCTATTAACCACAGAGCCAATCTCTACAGCCTCGGGATCTCAGACTCTTGCAAACAACGGGACACAGATCTCTCTCTGTGGTGAGGCTTCTCGCTTCCTGCCTGGACTTATTTTTAAAGcttgaggacaattttattagagcttaagagaaaaaaaaaaacaccagagcCGGCAAGTTCTGTAAATCTCAGTGGATGCCAGGAGGGACATCAagacaaggaaaagagaaagccacACTGTTTGTAGGGGTGATGGATGAGCAGCCACCTggcaagaggagaaaggggaccAAGGCaagttaaaggaaaaataaaaggttcTCCTTTTCTGAATCCAGACTGAAAACATCAGAAGGTCAGAATCACAGCGCTCTCTCTACCAGAGTGGTCGCTCTGCTGCAAGCCTCTGTGCTGAGCAGAGAGGCTTCTGGGAAGGGAATGTGCACTCCCTTATTACACCCATCCCCATCTCTGGCTGGTCATTCCCAAACACAGTGTGAATGTAGTTCTATTTTCTAAATGGACCTTCAGCGTGATGTCAGAATATTCTGGAACTTTCTTTCCTCACTTCGATGACTAGGGAAATGAGCTAagtggacaccctcttctgcgaGTAGTATTCACTGACCCTCTAAGGGAGAATCTCTAACTCTAATCACTGCATACATCAGCCATGATCAGGAACTATATGACTATAGTGTTTCCAAATTGAGGCAGGTGTGGGGATGCAGGGGGATACTGGTCCTCTAGATAGGAATAGGCTCTGCGTGACCAAAAGCAGTGAGACCTGTGTCCAACTCCACCTTTTCCTCCCTTGCTAACCAGTGCTTTCCTTGTCACGTGCCAACCTCGAATCTCATCTACATAGAACAAACCTAGGAAGAATTGGTTTGGGATACAATGAAGCCAGAGCTAAGGGCAGAGTGCTCATTGCCCGCTTTCCCACCATGCACCAGCTAGCAACTGCAAACATGACTTCCAGACAAGCTCAGGTTCTAAATGTTCAGTAGCCTATGCCATCAGTCTGCTGacacctcctctcccctcccccaggcttCTCAGCAACCTCCTAATTCTCTTCTCTCCAATAATGAATCATCTTGGGGCTGGAGTCTTCCTCAAGCATCTTCTGCACAGTTGCTTGGGGGGTTCCATCCAGACTGaggtctccttccttctccctctctttcctgtgccCAAAGCACTGATTTCTGTCATTAGAGACCAAGTGCCTTTGGTGGTGGGACTCAGCATCTCCCAGTGAGCAAATGACCAGGGGTACTTCAAAGAGGACcggggactgggggtggggacagaatCAATAACACCATCAATATATTAATTCAGACTCtcacttttttccttctgtaCTGAGTTTGAAAACATACTGTTTGATAGTCGGAATCATCTAGAATAGTCTATGGTTAAAGGGAAAGTGTGTCTGGTTTAAGAAACTGAGAATCATTTAATCGATAAATAGTGGACTTACTTTGTAATTTGTTTCACTATTAGAGTATGAAACAGTAAAAGAGGCTCTTCTAGTGAATTAAAACTCTAGCTAAATCTATCTCGAATCAATGTGGACTATAATCCAGGgcctctgctcttctctctctctctctctctctctctctctctctctctctctctctccctctctcatctctcataTTAAAAATACAACTACTTGTAAACTGCTTCTATATCTCTTGTCTCAGGAAAGGTACCACAGTTTGCACTCGAGCCTCCACCATTATGCAGTTAGAATAAGACTCCATGAGACTAGGAAGGTGTGGTGGCAGGAGCAGACATTCAATAACCAAATCTgtgtcaaaaacaacaaaaaccctgagCTGATGTAGCTACTATGGAATTTGAGTCCACAGTCAAAACCTCCTGAAAATAAAgttcaggagtgggtgggggggtTGCTGCAGTAGGAAGTCCCATCAAATGTTTAAAGAACTAACCAAGTTCTGCCCAAACCCTTCCCAAAACACTGAGGGAGAGGCAACACCTCCAGACTTGTTTCATATGGCCAGGCTTATCTTGaaacaagaataagaaaaaatactatcagaaaagaaaagtacagTCAACATTCCTGACCAATACTGATGTTCTTAGCCAAATTCTAGAAAGCCAAACTCAAAAGTAGCTTAAAATAAGGACACATCATTACCAAGTAGGATGTGTTCCTGGAATGCAAGGATGGTGTGAAAcaggacagatagatggatggatagatagatagatagatagatagatagatagatagaggaaaTCACATGATCACCTCAAAGAATTCATTTGACAGACTTTAACACATTGtcacaacataaataaataaaataaaccattcgATACACTGGTACTTGAAGGAAACCACTACAGAATAAAGATAACACCCAGACAACCCCTGCAAGCATCACAGTCAGTAGGGATAAAAAGCAAAGCTGCTCGGGCAGAGCCCAGTGATGGAGCACTTGATGAGCATATGAGAGATCCTAGGTCCCATctccaaacaacaaaaatacatggCTGAAAGTGGAGCGAGCCCTTTTCTGAATAGGAACCGTACcttctctctggcttctttttAAGAGACAATAGAAAGCCCCAATCCATTAGTGCAATCCCGCAAGCAAAGCAAGCTAAACGCATTCAAATTGAAACAGAACAAATagcaataacaaaaagaaacaatgtatgACTCCTTCACACTGGGCATCTAATGTAGCCAGAGTTAGAAACCCAATGGATGAAGGATGTAAGGAGAGGGCTGTATTGATGCTCTGTGGCTATAGCAACTTCTACAAGGTCAAACACATCCAGAGATCTGTGGCTCAAGATACATGTAGCTAATGCTGTTGCACTGTATAGCTAAACACAGTTAAGACGCTGCATTTTATGTGTTTGcaacaacaaaattagaaaattaaggcagtcaggttttttttttcagttagttatttgcttatttactgGAGGTGAGCGTGGGGAGGAACAGATGTTTCTCCACACCTGTTTCTCCACAAGCCAGAAGTGTGCTTGTGGGAGTCAGTGAACATCTTGGAGGAGGTGGTCCTCTCCTTCCGACATGAGGGTCCTAGGAATCAAACTGAAGTTATCAAGCtaggtggcaagtacctttacctactgggccatctcacttGCCCCActgaccattttttaaaaatgtgggtaATAATGTACCCCTAAAATCAGTCATTGAGTTGACAGAAGTGATATTGAATACAGAAGATCTCTGAGGGGGAAGATGGAAGCAATGTATCTGTCTGTGCTCCAGTATTCAAACAACATCACAATTGTTTCTGCTTGTTACTGACAcgttgaaaagaaaagaagcatgtaATAGCAAAATGATGGCATTTCAGGGAAAGGTGTGAGTTTTATGAAAATAAGAATCTGGTGTGAGCATGCGCACCTGGTACCAGGGTCACATCTCCCCCAGCTGGTATCTTAGCATGGTACCGACTCTGGCTAAGGCCAAAGTTCATGCATCTGAGCCTGACCTCCctctctcaggctggcctctggcccTGTGGTCCACCCTGGCTGCTTCTCATCCAACAAACACAAGTGGTGCACTTTCCCAGATGAGATGGTCTCATGGCCCCCAAAATTGTCCCTAGGAGACTGGTGGGAGAGGATCCTGTGGCCAACTGTTTGGTGATGGAGCTTTGCAGTGAGCTAGGAGAAGGCAGAACACTTGGCAAAATGGGAGGGGCAGAGTAGGAAAGGAGAGTACTTCTGAGGCTGCCCCCTGATGAAAGTACATAGAACACCCGCAGCTCATCCACACATGTGCCAGTaagcctcctccctgaggccAAGCCCTGCCTTAAAGAATGGGACACAGCACTGGCTGAGGTA is part of the Mastomys coucha isolate ucsf_1 unplaced genomic scaffold, UCSF_Mcou_1 pScaffold14, whole genome shotgun sequence genome and harbors:
- the LOC116088754 gene encoding collagen alpha-3(VI) chain-like, producing the protein MCDFLFGNSRRSALAYLGRGNGHKATEWVEKPEPMSFFKDVKNGAAADVVFLVDSSWSAGKDRFLLVQEFLSDVVESLALGDNDFRFALVRLNGNPHTEFLLNTYHSKQEVLSHILNMSYIEGSNQTGKGLEYIIHSHLTEASGSRATDGVPQVIVVLTDGQSEDGFTLPSAELKSADVNVFAVGVEDADKRALREIASEPLSMHVFNLENVTSLHDIVGNLVSCIHSSVNAERAGDEESLKDITGNAFFTAGLLPALPLCGSVAVCELSKSWPKATSCLRDAGDLREEMFSSLKTKA